A DNA window from Sylvia atricapilla isolate bSylAtr1 chromosome 6, bSylAtr1.pri, whole genome shotgun sequence contains the following coding sequences:
- the ASCL2 gene encoding achaete-scute homolog 2, giving the protein MNGGALPPLPAAAPRGRRRPASPELLRCKRRLAFAALPGTGAAAAAVARRNERERNRVRLVNLGFAALRQHVPHGAASKKMSKVETLRSAVEYIRALQRLLDEHDAAASFPDGRGRVAVGEVGGGGGYSSASPSFASSAPGSPCSSEESGYDAALSPEERELLDFTSWLGSY; this is encoded by the coding sequence ATGAACGGCGGGGCTCTGCCGCCGCTGCCTGCCGCCGCAccccgcggccgccggcggCCCGCCTCCCCCGAGCTGCTGCGCTGCAAGCGCCGCCTGGCCTTCGCCGCCCTGCCGGGCaccggggcggccgcggccgccgtGGCCCGTCGGAACGAGCGGGAGCGCAACCGCGTGCGGCTCGTCAACCTGGGCTTCGCCGCCCTCCGCCAGCACGTCCCGCACGGCGCCGCCAGCAAGAAGATGAGTAAGGTGGAGACCCTCCGCTCCGCCGTCGAGTACATCCGCGCCCTGCAGCGGCTCCTCGACGAGCACGACGCCGCCGCCTCTTTCCCCGACGGCCGCGGGCGGGTGGCCGTCGGGGAAGttggcggcggcggcggctaCTCCTCCGCTTCTCCCTCCTTCGCCTCCTCCGCGCCCGGCTCGCCCTGCTCCTCCGAGGAGAGCGGCTACGACGCGGCGCTCAGCCCCGAGGAGCGGGAGCTGCTGGACTTCACCAGCTGGCTGGGGAGCTACTGA